A region from the Desmospora profundinema genome encodes:
- a CDS encoding ABC transporter ATP-binding protein — protein sequence MNTFKRLKAFFWPYKGYFLISILTLLMVTGVTVVYPLVLKITIDDVIGAGRYDWVPWIAIGFLLLMGLKAVASFFHQYYGDLFGIRSVYELRNALYQKLEVLPFRFYDNAKTGDLMSRLTADVEAFRFFLSFGFAQFINFVLMVSFGLGIMLWLSPSLAVVTLLAMPFLTVVVYRFDQKVHPAFKSIRRSFAELTTKVQENISGMNTVKAMSREDFEIGQFHRRNQQYKQTNIHTGNIWGTYMPLMEWIGSICVVTLLAYGGWMVIEGELLLGELVAFFSLVWYIIGPLMYLGFIINTFSQSKAAGERLLEVLDEPEEIKNEEGAVVKDRLHGHVTFRNVSHRYPGTEEWALKGVDLDAPPGKVIGLIGSTGAGKTSLTQLISRFYEATSGELLIDGRPIKEYDLKSLRKNIGVVFQESFLFSSTIRDNIAYGKPTVSMETIQQAARRAQAHDFIMDFPEQYDTMLGERGMGLSGGQKQRLAIARALVIDPSILILDDATSAVDMETEHKIQAAFREVMKGRTTFIIAHRISSVKQADEILVLDQGQVVERGTHDMLLANNGIYRRIFDIQFKDRQAVHSS from the coding sequence TTGAACACCTTCAAGCGATTGAAGGCCTTTTTTTGGCCCTACAAAGGATACTTTCTCATATCAATCTTGACACTGTTGATGGTGACCGGGGTCACGGTCGTCTATCCATTGGTGTTGAAAATCACCATTGACGACGTGATCGGAGCGGGAAGGTACGATTGGGTACCCTGGATCGCCATCGGCTTTTTGCTCTTGATGGGGCTGAAAGCGGTGGCTTCTTTTTTTCACCAGTACTATGGGGATCTGTTCGGGATCCGTTCGGTTTATGAATTGCGGAATGCCCTGTACCAAAAGTTGGAGGTGCTTCCGTTCCGTTTTTATGACAATGCCAAGACCGGCGATCTGATGTCCCGTCTGACGGCGGATGTGGAAGCCTTTCGCTTTTTTCTCTCCTTTGGATTTGCCCAGTTTATCAACTTTGTGTTGATGGTCTCGTTTGGATTGGGGATCATGTTGTGGCTGAGCCCGTCCTTGGCTGTGGTTACGCTGCTTGCGATGCCTTTTCTGACGGTGGTGGTGTATCGTTTCGATCAAAAGGTTCATCCCGCCTTTAAAAGTATCCGCCGCTCCTTCGCCGAATTGACGACCAAAGTGCAGGAGAACATCAGCGGGATGAACACAGTGAAGGCCATGTCCCGGGAAGACTTTGAGATCGGCCAGTTTCATCGGCGCAACCAACAATATAAACAGACCAACATCCATACCGGGAACATCTGGGGTACCTATATGCCGCTGATGGAATGGATCGGCAGCATCTGTGTCGTCACCCTGTTGGCTTACGGCGGTTGGATGGTGATTGAAGGGGAACTTCTTCTCGGAGAGCTTGTCGCCTTTTTCAGCTTGGTCTGGTATATCATCGGTCCGTTGATGTACCTGGGATTTATCATCAACACCTTCTCCCAGTCCAAAGCGGCTGGTGAGCGGTTGTTGGAGGTGTTGGATGAACCGGAAGAGATCAAAAACGAGGAAGGTGCGGTGGTGAAAGACCGTCTTCATGGACACGTCACGTTCCGTAACGTATCCCATCGCTATCCGGGGACGGAGGAATGGGCTCTAAAAGGAGTCGATCTGGATGCTCCTCCGGGCAAAGTAATCGGTTTGATCGGCTCAACGGGAGCGGGAAAAACCTCTTTGACCCAGTTGATCTCCCGTTTTTACGAAGCCACGTCAGGTGAACTTTTGATCGACGGACGGCCGATCAAGGAATACGACCTAAAATCACTGCGGAAAAACATCGGAGTGGTGTTCCAGGAGTCATTCCTGTTTTCGTCCACGATCCGGGACAATATCGCCTACGGAAAGCCAACGGTCAGCATGGAAACAATCCAGCAGGCGGCCCGGCGCGCCCAGGCTCATGATTTCATCATGGATTTCCCTGAACAATACGATACCATGCTGGGAGAGCGGGGGATGGGACTTTCCGGCGGGCAAAAACAGCGGCTGGCCATTGCCCGAGCATTAGTGATCGACCCCAGTATCCTAATCTTGGACGATGCCACCAGCGCGGTCGATATGGAGACGGAACACAAAATCCAAGCCGCTTTCCGGGAAGTGATGAAGGGGCGAACCACGTTCATCATCGCTCACCGGATCTCTTCCGTCAAACAGGCGGATGAGATCCTGGTATTGGATCAAGGACAGGTGGTGGAGCGCGGCACCCACGATATGCTGCTGGCGAACAACGGGATTTACCGCCGCATCTTCGATATCCAATTTAAAGACCGGCAAGCGGTCCACTCATCATAA
- a CDS encoding ArsR/SmtB family transcription factor, with protein sequence MVEQNNEHLDNVFHALADPTRREMVRRLALGERTVTELAAPFQMSLAAASKHIKVLERAGLLLRSVRGRRHICRLNPQSLADAHEWIRFYERFWNEHGYAENR encoded by the coding sequence ATGGTTGAACAAAATAATGAACATCTCGACAACGTCTTTCACGCCCTTGCTGATCCGACCCGTAGGGAGATGGTTCGCCGACTTGCCCTCGGGGAACGGACGGTGACCGAACTGGCGGCACCGTTTCAAATGTCGCTGGCCGCTGCCTCCAAGCACATCAAGGTCTTAGAGCGGGCGGGGCTTCTCCTGCGAAGCGTTCGGGGCCGCAGGCATATCTGCCGTCTCAATCCCCAATCCCTGGCCGATGCCCATGAGTGGATTCGCTTTTACGAGCGTTTCTGGAACGAGCACGGATACGCTGAAAACCGGTAA
- a CDS encoding permease: MLKWLRGYSVELTGLFVLLAFLYMIFFGIDAIARQDWMNSWSLPEMPVQVQTVATIFLSIFIEGIPFILIGVLVSGLIHIYVNEETVWRWVPKNPFLSIPFASCLGLLLPVCECGVVPVTKRLIQKGLPSYIAFTFLLAAPVINPVTIVSTYIAFGNSWDMTFARLLLAAWVAWVMGALFLWFFKKDVLKPEPTSDDHHHHCEHEHTHHHESHDHGSHKGDRFGHALYHSVFEFMDMGKYFVLGALIAASFQTFVGMSAIRDFAQNEWLAILLMMGLAFGMSLCSSADAFVAASFRTAMGPAPLLAFMVYGPMLDLKNVLMMSGTFKRNVMLFFIAGSTLLTLVVLGLYMIFWP, encoded by the coding sequence ATGTTAAAATGGTTGCGTGGATACAGTGTGGAGCTCACGGGTTTGTTCGTGTTGCTCGCCTTTCTTTACATGATCTTTTTTGGAATCGACGCCATCGCCCGTCAAGACTGGATGAACTCGTGGTCCCTGCCCGAGATGCCGGTGCAAGTTCAGACGGTGGCTACTATTTTCCTGAGTATCTTTATCGAAGGGATTCCTTTCATCCTGATCGGGGTGTTGGTCTCCGGATTGATTCACATCTATGTCAACGAAGAGACCGTTTGGCGTTGGGTTCCCAAGAATCCTTTCCTTTCGATCCCGTTCGCTTCTTGTCTCGGTCTGTTGCTGCCCGTTTGTGAATGCGGTGTGGTTCCCGTTACCAAGCGGCTGATCCAAAAGGGGCTGCCTTCATACATTGCCTTTACCTTTTTGCTTGCAGCCCCGGTGATCAACCCGGTTACCATCGTCTCCACATACATCGCTTTCGGCAATTCATGGGACATGACGTTCGCCCGCTTATTGTTGGCCGCCTGGGTTGCCTGGGTGATGGGAGCGTTGTTCCTGTGGTTTTTCAAGAAAGATGTGCTGAAGCCGGAACCTACATCCGACGATCATCACCATCACTGTGAGCATGAGCACACCCATCATCACGAATCCCACGATCACGGCAGCCATAAAGGAGACCGCTTCGGACATGCGTTGTACCATTCGGTCTTTGAATTCATGGACATGGGCAAGTATTTTGTGTTGGGTGCCTTGATTGCCGCCTCCTTTCAAACCTTTGTCGGAATGAGCGCCATCCGCGATTTTGCCCAGAACGAATGGTTGGCCATCCTTCTGATGATGGGATTGGCTTTTGGAATGTCCCTCTGTTCCTCCGCTGATGCATTTGTGGCCGCCTCCTTCCGAACCGCGATGGGACCGGCTCCCTTGCTGGCCTTCATGGTGTATGGACCGATGCTGGATCTGAAAAATGTATTAATGATGTCCGGCACCTTCAAACGGAATGTCATGCTGTTCTTTATCGCCGGATCGACGTTGTTGACTCTCGTTGTACTGGGACTGTACATGATCTTTTGGCCTTAA
- a CDS encoding NCS2 family permease: MKGWLEHRFELKNHGSDWRREWTAGMTSFFTAAYIIVVNPLILQDAGIPIHAGTVATVTVSVLGCLLMAFWANAPIILIPGMGVNAFFSHTLVQSLGLDWKEGLAAVTLSGILFLVAATTPLGRKWAQAVPPSLQNGITAGIGLFLTFIGLQKAEWIRPDADTFIALGDFSRPVAWITLVGLVVTMLLYARRTTGSLLIGIAVTAGLSLAVGVTGEAASAPNVTAWGGVVGQLHIPWLSVAFWAAVGSMTMIVVFENIGLLNGMLPSPEQFPRAYQATAVSTVASGMLGTSPVIASAESASGIAAGGRIGLTSLVTAIGFGLSLMILPVIGAIPPHAAAPVLIVIGALMMQSVQRIPFSDFSEGFPAFLIIACIPLTSSIADGLALGFIAYPLVKGAMGQRRQVSPWVYLIAGLFLVHMVAGSLIH, from the coding sequence TTGAAAGGATGGTTGGAACACCGTTTTGAACTGAAGAACCATGGCAGTGACTGGAGACGGGAATGGACTGCGGGGATGACATCTTTTTTTACCGCGGCGTATATCATCGTAGTCAATCCTCTGATTTTACAAGATGCCGGAATCCCGATTCACGCCGGTACCGTAGCCACAGTGACCGTCTCCGTCCTGGGTTGTCTCCTGATGGCATTCTGGGCCAACGCCCCCATCATCCTCATCCCAGGCATGGGCGTCAACGCCTTTTTTAGTCATACCTTGGTCCAATCCCTCGGTTTGGATTGGAAAGAGGGATTGGCCGCTGTCACCTTGTCCGGGATCTTGTTTTTGGTTGCGGCAACCACTCCCTTGGGCCGCAAGTGGGCACAAGCCGTTCCCCCTTCGCTGCAAAACGGCATCACCGCGGGAATCGGCCTGTTTCTCACCTTTATCGGACTGCAAAAAGCAGAGTGGATTCGACCAGACGCGGATACGTTTATCGCCCTGGGTGATTTTTCTCGTCCAGTTGCCTGGATTACCCTTGTCGGTCTGGTCGTGACGATGCTCCTCTACGCCAGAAGGACAACCGGGTCCCTGTTGATCGGAATCGCCGTCACCGCCGGCCTCTCGCTGGCTGTGGGAGTGACGGGGGAAGCCGCTTCGGCTCCAAACGTGACTGCTTGGGGCGGGGTTGTCGGACAGCTTCACATCCCCTGGCTATCTGTCGCTTTTTGGGCCGCTGTAGGTTCGATGACGATGATCGTCGTCTTTGAAAATATAGGGCTGCTCAATGGCATGCTCCCCAGTCCAGAACAATTTCCGCGCGCTTACCAAGCCACCGCTGTTTCAACAGTGGCATCCGGCATGCTGGGAACCAGCCCCGTCATCGCATCAGCGGAAAGCGCCTCCGGAATTGCGGCAGGCGGCCGTATTGGATTGACCAGCCTGGTGACGGCCATCGGTTTTGGCTTGTCTTTGATGATCCTCCCTGTGATTGGAGCGATCCCTCCCCATGCAGCGGCTCCTGTGCTGATCGTGATTGGGGCGCTGATGATGCAAAGCGTGCAGCGAATCCCGTTCTCCGATTTTTCCGAGGGATTCCCCGCTTTTCTTATCATCGCCTGCATCCCGTTAACGTCCAGTATCGCCGACGGGCTGGCTTTGGGCTTTATCGCCTATCCCTTGGTAAAAGGGGCGATGGGACAACGACGACAGGTATCCCCCTGGGTTTACCTGATCGCGGGACTCTTCCTGGTCCACATGGTAGCGGGATCCTTGATTCACTGA
- a CDS encoding metal ABC transporter solute-binding protein, Zn/Mn family yields MRKTQSFTILLIITAMVVAGCSSGEPEAQSGEKLSIHASLYPLADFAQKIGGDQVEVTNMVPAGVDPHDFEPTAKELAKMSESDIFLYNGAGFEGWIDKAKPLLDSEKTQVLDLSEGVDLLEYNEEHAHDDEASHEEDEHAHDDEASHGDEEHADGDEASHKEDEHAHDHEHGDYDPHVWLDPNRGKQMAAAIRDAIIEKDPDNRKIYEANYNELESRFDELDAKFKEAVEQGEKDTIIVSHAAFAYLTERYGLKQVAVSGLSPSDEPSAKKLKEIIDTAKKHDVHYIFFDTLVSGKVAKTVQNEVGAEALVLNPLEGLTKEQEQAGEDYFSLMNANADNLAKALK; encoded by the coding sequence TTGAGGAAGACCCAGTCGTTTACCATTTTATTGATCATTACAGCCATGGTGGTTGCCGGCTGCAGCTCTGGTGAACCGGAGGCGCAATCGGGAGAGAAGCTGTCGATCCATGCAAGCCTGTATCCTCTAGCTGATTTTGCGCAAAAGATCGGCGGCGATCAGGTGGAAGTGACTAACATGGTTCCGGCGGGAGTGGATCCCCACGACTTTGAGCCGACAGCCAAAGAACTGGCCAAAATGAGCGAATCAGATATTTTCCTATACAACGGGGCCGGCTTTGAAGGTTGGATCGACAAAGCCAAACCTCTTTTGGACAGTGAAAAAACGCAGGTACTGGACCTGTCTGAAGGCGTGGATCTGTTGGAGTACAACGAGGAACACGCCCATGATGATGAGGCGTCCCATGAAGAGGATGAACACGCCCATGACGATGAAGCGTCTCACGGGGATGAAGAACACGCCGATGGCGATGAGGCGTCCCACAAGGAGGATGAACACGCTCACGATCACGAACATGGCGATTATGATCCCCATGTGTGGCTGGATCCCAACCGGGGCAAGCAAATGGCGGCCGCCATCCGCGATGCCATCATTGAAAAGGACCCGGACAACCGGAAGATCTATGAAGCCAATTATAACGAGTTGGAATCCCGTTTTGACGAGTTGGACGCGAAGTTTAAAGAAGCGGTAGAGCAGGGGGAAAAAGACACCATTATCGTTTCCCATGCCGCCTTCGCTTATTTGACTGAGCGTTATGGCCTGAAGCAGGTTGCCGTATCCGGTTTGTCACCCTCTGATGAGCCCAGCGCCAAGAAGTTGAAGGAGATCATTGACACGGCGAAAAAGCATGATGTCCACTATATTTTCTTTGACACCCTGGTCAGCGGAAAAGTGGCGAAAACCGTCCAGAATGAGGTGGGTGCCGAGGCACTCGTTCTGAATCCGCTGGAAGGCTTGACGAAAGAGCAGGAACAAGCGGGGGAGGATTATTTCTCCTTGATGAACGCCAATGCCGACAATCTGGCTAAGGCGCTGAAGTAG
- a CDS encoding SDR family oxidoreductase — translation MRILVIGANGQIGQQVVKRLASAGHEVRAMIRDPEHAARMEELGGHPVIADLEKDFSHAVQGVGAIYFTAGSGAHTGPDKTLSVDRDGAIRSIEEAEQRGVERYIMLSSLRSQRPEEGPEKIRHYLEAKKAADERLMKTDLNYTIVRPGRLSNEEGTGQVALARNLPFYPDPIPRADVAQVLAMVLEQPATYRTGFDLLPGETPIPEAVRSL, via the coding sequence ATGCGTATTTTAGTGATTGGGGCAAACGGCCAAATCGGCCAACAAGTGGTGAAACGGCTGGCCTCCGCCGGACACGAGGTGCGGGCCATGATCCGGGATCCTGAACATGCCGCCCGGATGGAAGAGCTGGGGGGTCATCCCGTCATCGCCGACCTGGAAAAGGACTTCTCTCATGCGGTCCAAGGAGTGGGAGCGATTTATTTTACCGCCGGATCCGGTGCCCACACGGGACCGGACAAAACCCTGTCCGTCGACCGGGACGGCGCGATCCGCTCGATCGAAGAAGCGGAACAACGGGGTGTGGAACGTTATATTATGCTGAGTTCCCTTCGGTCCCAGCGTCCGGAGGAGGGGCCGGAGAAAATCCGGCACTATCTCGAGGCTAAAAAAGCGGCGGATGAGCGCTTAATGAAGACTGACTTAAATTACACCATCGTCCGCCCCGGCCGTCTCTCCAACGAAGAGGGAACGGGGCAGGTGGCATTGGCCCGAAATCTTCCCTTCTACCCGGATCCGATTCCCCGCGCCGATGTGGCCCAGGTGCTGGCCATGGTGCTGGAACAACCCGCCACCTACCGGACCGGTTTTGACCTGCTGCCGGGGGAGACGCCGATCCCGGAAGCGGTGCGGTCCCTGTAA
- a CDS encoding SRPBCC family protein has product MKGTLHEINGRYALTFERFFSRPVEKVWHGITDPDCFNQWYPFSTGEMDLRVGGKFHLDDGEGSIYEGIITELDPPNIFAFREVDDWLRFELRSKGDGCLLRFTHTFDDRSMAARTAAGWHGCLEVLDMVVDGKPAVWPDNMAEWREKYAKEFNQKG; this is encoded by the coding sequence ATGAAAGGAACATTGCATGAAATCAATGGTCGTTACGCCTTGACGTTTGAGCGGTTTTTCTCCCGCCCGGTGGAGAAGGTTTGGCATGGCATCACGGATCCTGACTGCTTCAACCAATGGTACCCCTTTTCCACCGGCGAGATGGATCTTCGGGTTGGCGGCAAGTTCCACTTGGACGACGGTGAGGGTTCGATATACGAGGGGATTATCACCGAGTTGGATCCACCTAACATCTTCGCTTTCAGGGAAGTCGATGATTGGCTCCGCTTCGAGCTTCGATCCAAAGGAGATGGTTGTCTGCTTCGCTTTACACACACCTTTGATGATCGGTCAATGGCGGCCCGTACCGCTGCCGGTTGGCATGGGTGCCTGGAAGTCTTGGACATGGTAGTGGACGGAAAGCCCGCCGTTTGGCCGGACAACATGGCTGAATGGCGGGAGAAGTATGCCAAGGAATTCAATCAGAAAGGGTGA
- a CDS encoding TIGR03943 family putative permease subunit — protein sequence MGALFRIIICFGTALMLMTLIVTGRIGLFINPRLLPFVLVGTVLLVLLGLVQVWNAKSPALHPVGKWGYLMLLLPVATYLFAQPGALDASMATKKGVNYLSPEAMQTQQRVLSKEETELRQGERSREEWDDRSLPDDDSAWDDPPEEDVIDVNPYYDDLIKELKNAPLITLDDDHYIDRLTTIQMYNSELSGKPTEVKGFVFRADNMPDDVILVSRYAMTCCAADASVIGVFASFPGSDTLKEGDWIEVKGPLGETTIDESRVPLVEADGYREIEAPKDPYVYANY from the coding sequence ATGGGCGCATTATTCCGCATCATCATCTGTTTTGGGACCGCCCTGATGCTGATGACCTTGATCGTAACCGGACGAATCGGGCTGTTCATCAATCCGCGGCTGCTTCCTTTTGTCCTGGTGGGCACCGTGCTGCTCGTGTTATTGGGATTGGTCCAAGTATGGAATGCCAAAAGCCCCGCGCTGCACCCGGTGGGCAAGTGGGGCTATCTGATGCTGCTGTTGCCCGTCGCTACTTATTTATTTGCCCAGCCTGGCGCCCTGGATGCTTCCATGGCCACCAAGAAAGGGGTCAACTATCTCTCTCCCGAAGCCATGCAGACACAACAGCGCGTATTGAGCAAAGAGGAGACCGAGCTTCGGCAAGGGGAACGGAGTCGCGAAGAGTGGGACGACCGCTCCCTGCCCGATGATGACTCTGCATGGGATGATCCTCCAGAGGAAGACGTAATCGACGTCAATCCCTACTATGACGATCTGATCAAAGAGTTGAAGAACGCTCCACTCATCACCCTGGATGACGATCATTACATCGATCGGCTCACCACCATTCAGATGTACAACAGTGAACTGAGCGGTAAACCAACCGAGGTGAAAGGGTTTGTCTTTCGGGCGGACAACATGCCCGATGACGTCATCCTGGTGTCCCGCTACGCCATGACTTGCTGTGCTGCCGACGCCAGTGTAATCGGAGTGTTCGCCTCTTTTCCCGGCTCTGACACGCTCAAAGAAGGGGATTGGATCGAAGTAAAAGGCCCCCTCGGAGAGACGACGATCGATGAAAGCCGTGTCCCTCTGGTGGAAGCGGACGGATACCGGGAGATCGAAGCGCCGAAAGATCCCTATGTCTACGCCAATTACTAA
- a CDS encoding lipoate--protein ligase family protein translates to MNEDFTVAKAIYKQYGEWRVLAERLDDPSPLSYALEEAVGEAVAREEVPPTLRIWRGPRALVVAKKDLRTQRAVDAAGMMKQVDWPVYVRQSGGTAVPHGPGTLNLSLFLPRPRRVEWTIDDIYRALGLPLAQMMRKAYRLQPYFGEVPGSFCDGRFNVVVQGKKIVGTSQVWKGGPAGLASKRPGYILAHATLLTTIDREQTVSALNAWYELAEGTKPVYIDTVATLASYVPQGLAEDGHVVSTLLDAIQGMTDRSRVETTVSEKERKSASKYQTNADPESYRRRASG, encoded by the coding sequence ATGAACGAAGACTTCACCGTGGCGAAAGCGATTTACAAACAATATGGGGAATGGCGGGTATTAGCGGAACGGTTGGACGATCCTTCCCCGCTTTCTTATGCATTGGAAGAGGCGGTGGGAGAAGCGGTGGCGAGGGAAGAAGTACCGCCCACCCTGCGGATTTGGCGGGGCCCCCGGGCGCTGGTGGTAGCCAAGAAAGATTTGCGTACACAACGGGCGGTGGACGCGGCGGGAATGATGAAGCAGGTGGACTGGCCGGTCTATGTACGCCAGAGCGGGGGGACGGCGGTTCCCCACGGGCCGGGAACCTTAAACCTGTCCCTGTTCCTTCCCCGCCCCCGCCGGGTGGAGTGGACCATCGACGATATTTACCGGGCGCTGGGACTGCCCCTTGCTCAGATGATGCGAAAGGCTTACCGGTTGCAGCCTTATTTCGGCGAAGTGCCGGGTTCATTCTGCGACGGTCGATTTAATGTGGTGGTCCAAGGGAAGAAAATCGTCGGCACTTCCCAAGTGTGGAAAGGGGGACCGGCGGGATTGGCATCGAAGCGGCCGGGGTATATTCTCGCTCATGCTACCTTGTTGACCACGATTGACCGTGAACAGACCGTATCCGCCCTGAACGCCTGGTATGAATTGGCTGAGGGGACCAAACCGGTCTACATCGACACCGTGGCCACATTGGCCTCTTACGTTCCGCAAGGTTTAGCGGAGGACGGACATGTGGTATCCACCCTGCTGGATGCGATACAGGGTATGACGGATCGAAGTCGGGTGGAGACGACCGTTTCGGAAAAAGAGCGAAAAAGCGCTTCCAAGTATCAGACCAATGCGGATCCGGAATCGTACCGGAGACGGGCCAGTGGGTAA
- a CDS encoding ABC transporter ATP-binding protein, with the protein MVIEKTFNWSLMARLFGYILPYTKRLLPLAILAMLVSTAARLFAPLMISLAIDYALVEKDGQLLTIFVCVIAAMYILNWIANTLRIRWMQQLGQSVIYDLRQHLFQHIQRLSHRFFDQRSAGSILVRITNDINSLQELLTNGIVNVIMDILLLAGIIVMLTILSPSLTAAILVVLPLMFLISIKLRRMIRRSWQQVRMKQSIINSHLNESIQGMRITQSFTQEEENMRFFTRLNRDNFDAWNDATKKSAVFRPFVELTGAIGTVILIVYGSYLVRADAITVGALVGFAIYIGNFWEPISRLGQVYNQLLMAMASTERIFEFLDEKPSVPEKADAKPLGEIKGRVELDGVVFSYDSKRQALNGINLTIHPGQKIALVGHTGSGKTSIVNLICRFYDPTGGSVRIDGQDLRDLKLDDIRSQVSIVLQETFIFSGTIMENIRFGRPDASDEEVKAAARAVGADPFIQRLPQGYKTEVEERGNILSTGERQLLSFARTLLADPRIIILDEATASIDTETEIKIQEALKTLLAGRTAILIAHRLSTIRDADHIVVLENGRIKEQGNHEQLMDRHGEYYNLVTAQFRVLDVG; encoded by the coding sequence ATGGTCATCGAAAAAACCTTCAACTGGTCGCTGATGGCCCGCCTGTTTGGCTATATCCTGCCGTATACCAAACGTCTGCTTCCATTGGCCATTCTGGCGATGCTGGTCTCTACGGCGGCCCGCCTGTTTGCTCCCCTCATGATCAGCTTGGCGATCGATTACGCCTTGGTGGAAAAGGATGGTCAACTGCTGACCATTTTCGTCTGTGTGATCGCAGCCATGTATATTCTCAACTGGATCGCCAACACGCTCCGGATCCGCTGGATGCAACAGTTGGGCCAGTCCGTCATATACGATCTGCGCCAACACTTATTTCAACATATTCAACGTCTTTCCCACCGTTTTTTCGATCAACGGTCGGCGGGTTCCATCCTGGTGCGGATCACCAATGACATCAATTCGCTCCAGGAATTGTTGACCAACGGGATTGTCAACGTGATCATGGATATTCTCCTGCTGGCGGGAATCATCGTTATGTTGACCATTCTCAGTCCCAGCTTGACGGCAGCGATCCTGGTGGTGCTGCCGCTGATGTTTCTGATTTCCATTAAGCTGCGGCGAATGATTCGCCGATCCTGGCAACAGGTGCGCATGAAGCAATCGATCATCAACTCCCACCTGAATGAAAGCATCCAGGGGATGCGCATCACCCAGTCCTTCACCCAGGAAGAAGAAAACATGCGCTTTTTCACCCGGCTCAATCGCGATAATTTCGACGCTTGGAACGATGCCACCAAAAAAAGCGCGGTCTTCCGTCCTTTTGTGGAGCTGACGGGAGCGATTGGGACGGTCATCCTGATCGTTTACGGCTCATACCTGGTTCGTGCCGACGCCATCACCGTCGGGGCACTGGTGGGGTTTGCGATCTACATCGGCAACTTCTGGGAGCCGATCTCCCGTTTGGGCCAAGTGTATAACCAGCTTTTGATGGCGATGGCCTCCACGGAACGGATCTTTGAATTCCTGGACGAAAAACCGTCTGTACCGGAGAAGGCCGACGCGAAGCCCCTTGGTGAGATCAAGGGCCGGGTGGAGCTGGATGGGGTTGTGTTCTCCTATGACAGCAAGCGTCAGGCATTAAACGGGATCAATCTGACTATCCACCCGGGACAAAAAATAGCGTTGGTGGGTCACACCGGTTCCGGCAAGACCTCCATCGTCAACCTGATCTGTCGCTTCTATGATCCGACAGGGGGAAGTGTCCGCATCGACGGGCAAGACTTGCGCGATTTGAAGTTGGACGATATTCGTTCTCAGGTGAGCATCGTGTTGCAAGAGACGTTTATCTTTTCGGGGACGATCATGGAAAACATCCGGTTTGGACGCCCGGATGCTTCCGATGAGGAAGTGAAAGCCGCCGCCCGGGCGGTGGGGGCTGATCCCTTTATCCAACGCCTGCCCCAAGGGTATAAGACCGAGGTGGAGGAGCGGGGCAACATCCTGTCTACCGGGGAACGGCAGCTGTTAAGCTTTGCCCGCACCTTGCTGGCGGATCCGCGCATTATCATCCTGGATGAAGCGACGGCCAGCATCGACACGGAAACAGAAATAAAAATTCAGGAAGCACTAAAGACGCTGTTAGCCGGCCGGACCGCCATCTTGATTGCACATCGGCTGTCCACCATCCGCGATGCGGATCACATTGTCGTTCTGGAAAACGGCCGCATCAAGGAACAGGGGAACCATGAGCAGCTTATGGACCGGCACGGCGAATATTACAATCTCGTCACCGCCCAGTTCCGGGTGTTGGATGTGGGATAA
- a CDS encoding VOC family protein has protein sequence MEHPSQKVTTFLMFEGKAEEAMNFYTSLFNDSAILSLTRYGANEEGAEGSVKHAVFSLCGQEFMCIDSSVKHDFTFTPSISLYVTCKTEEEIDRVFEALSQDGIALMPLGTYPFSEKFGWVQDQYGVSWQLTLSKK, from the coding sequence GTGGAACACCCCAGCCAAAAAGTCACCACTTTTTTGATGTTTGAGGGCAAGGCGGAGGAGGCGATGAATTTCTACACCTCGTTATTCAACGATTCTGCCATATTAAGCCTCACCCGCTATGGAGCGAATGAAGAGGGTGCGGAGGGATCGGTGAAACATGCTGTTTTTTCACTGTGCGGACAGGAGTTTATGTGTATCGACAGCAGTGTCAAACATGATTTTACCTTTACCCCATCCATTTCGTTATATGTAACTTGTAAGACGGAGGAAGAAATCGACAGGGTCTTTGAAGCGTTATCGCAGGATGGGATCGCATTGATGCCGTTAGGGACCTATCCGTTCAGTGAAAAGTTTGGTTGGGTTCAGGATCAATACGGTGTTTCGTGGCAATTAACACTTTCGAAAAAGTAA